One Aneurinibacillus migulanus genomic region harbors:
- a CDS encoding zf-HC2 domain-containing protein translates to MSCEEAYEWIQRDLDDELTDAEKEKLMLHLAACRDCSSLYDRLNSLSTHLAQLPMVEPPYSIVESILPELDRIDSERSISPVAKEQAAAMESPRRLSRRAIWYRYIGGATAAGLLISAVAFTLNYKNTDIQETALSTSEIARVEDAIGTKAKTMAAAGDEEQVELRRKQQMEQEGQPAETQPPADGKAEGEQSSDNSSTGPDTAGSAGAPVERPQGASKAPEVHPEQRSASEPKPKSEEPKQESTNKSSVQPNDESGTAKPKPDEPITNSSGPEVAIAQVPDSSGDSKASAEEEEPPADKEKAGSNGLVAFVQEEGKQPKKPAKQGLAASEQSDANKSTKQEYFVSKTNNALLVRNADGGIEFVTHTWNEMYNVSYRWIAEKKIVYKLEYIGRKGEDGATASQPQEWLIDLEKNIERPLYNK, encoded by the coding sequence GTGAGTTGCGAAGAAGCTTACGAGTGGATACAGCGTGATCTGGACGACGAGCTTACTGATGCTGAAAAAGAAAAGCTAATGTTGCATTTGGCGGCATGCCGGGATTGTTCGTCATTATATGACCGCTTGAACTCTCTCTCTACGCATCTGGCGCAGCTTCCTATGGTGGAACCGCCATATAGCATTGTAGAATCCATCTTGCCGGAACTTGATCGGATTGATAGCGAGCGCAGCATTTCGCCTGTTGCGAAGGAGCAGGCCGCAGCGATGGAATCACCGCGGCGCCTTTCGCGCAGGGCAATCTGGTATCGCTATATCGGCGGAGCTACGGCGGCTGGTTTGTTGATATCGGCTGTTGCTTTTACGCTTAATTATAAGAATACCGACATTCAGGAGACGGCGCTTTCGACTTCTGAAATCGCCCGTGTGGAGGATGCCATCGGAACAAAAGCGAAAACGATGGCCGCTGCAGGCGATGAGGAACAGGTTGAGCTTCGCCGAAAACAGCAGATGGAGCAGGAGGGACAGCCTGCCGAGACACAGCCGCCTGCCGACGGGAAAGCTGAGGGAGAACAGTCTTCTGATAATAGCTCCACTGGCCCAGATACGGCGGGAAGCGCAGGCGCTCCTGTAGAGCGGCCACAAGGAGCTTCCAAAGCACCGGAAGTGCATCCTGAGCAACGGTCGGCAAGTGAACCGAAGCCAAAGTCGGAAGAGCCGAAGCAGGAATCAACGAATAAATCTTCTGTTCAGCCGAATGATGAATCCGGGACAGCCAAGCCCAAGCCGGATGAGCCAATTACAAATAGTTCAGGTCCCGAGGTAGCGATTGCACAGGTTCCGGATTCATCCGGAGACAGCAAGGCGTCAGCTGAGGAAGAAGAACCTCCTGCTGATAAGGAAAAAGCCGGTTCGAACGGATTGGTAGCTTTTGTTCAGGAAGAGGGAAAACAGCCGAAAAAGCCGGCAAAACAAGGCCTAGCTGCGTCAGAGCAAAGCGATGCAAATAAGTCAACGAAACAGGAGTATTTTGTGAGCAAGACGAATAATGCTCTGTTGGTCCGCAACGCAGATGGGGGCATTGAATTTGTCACCCATACATGGAACGAGATGTATAATGTATCGTACCGTTGGATTGCGGAGAAGAAGATTGTGTATAAGCTTGAATACATTGGCCGAAAAGGCGAGGACGGCGCTACTGCTTCACAGCCGCAGGAATGGCTGATTGATCTCGAAAAAAATATTGAGCGTCCACTTTATAATAAATAA